One Chloroflexota bacterium genomic window carries:
- a CDS encoding flotillin family protein: MPTTGVFGAAVAAFALIFVLLVLAFVYASRYKKVGPNEVLVVSGRGSSVVDTQTGQRSRRSFRIVRGGGTFIWPVVERVDDLSLELMTIDVITTKVYTAQGVPVTVDGVAQVKIGSDDVSIITAAEQFLSKKVDQIKNIALQTLEGHLRGILGTLTVEEIYKDRDKFAQRVQEVSALDLKNMGLIIISFTIKNIHDDQGYLDALGQGRIAEVKRDAAIGQANAARDAAVQAAKARQEGEIAKLQAETRIAEANKNYQVQKAAYDAETNQKKAEAELAYILQQNITNQKVKAEEIQISVVEKVKQIELQQQEALRKEKELEATVRKPAEAEQFRIRTLADAKKYSLETEASGQAAATSNLGKGEADANKARGLAEADVNKAQGLAQAEVVKAQGLSQADVIQAQGLSEAQAMAKKAEAFAQYTQAAILQMLINNLPALASAIAQPLAQTEKIVVINSGGDANSGTGVTRVTKDVADVLAQLPVVVEALTGTNLIDLLKNLPGIAGSTPKPESGQTPGDGNPPDSGQ; encoded by the coding sequence ATGCCTACAACAGGAGTTTTTGGGGCCGCCGTCGCAGCATTTGCTCTGATCTTTGTATTGCTGGTGCTGGCCTTCGTTTACGCCAGCCGCTATAAGAAGGTTGGCCCCAACGAAGTGCTAGTGGTGTCGGGGCGGGGTTCTTCTGTCGTTGACACCCAAACCGGCCAGCGCTCGCGGCGCAGTTTCCGTATCGTGCGCGGCGGCGGCACCTTCATCTGGCCGGTGGTGGAGCGGGTTGACGATCTCTCGCTGGAGTTAATGACGATTGATGTCATCACCACCAAAGTCTACACCGCTCAGGGTGTGCCGGTGACGGTGGACGGCGTGGCCCAGGTGAAGATCGGCTCGGACGACGTTTCGATCATTACTGCCGCCGAGCAGTTTCTGTCTAAGAAAGTTGATCAGATCAAGAACATTGCCCTGCAAACCCTCGAAGGCCACTTGCGCGGTATCCTCGGTACGCTGACGGTGGAAGAGATTTACAAAGACCGGGACAAGTTCGCCCAGCGGGTGCAGGAAGTGTCGGCGCTTGACCTGAAGAACATGGGCCTGATCATCATCTCCTTCACCATCAAAAACATCCACGATGATCAGGGCTACCTCGACGCGCTTGGCCAGGGGCGAATCGCCGAAGTGAAGCGCGACGCCGCCATTGGCCAGGCCAACGCCGCCCGCGACGCGGCGGTGCAGGCGGCCAAAGCGCGGCAGGAAGGCGAGATAGCCAAACTGCAAGCCGAAACTCGCATCGCCGAAGCCAACAAAAATTATCAAGTGCAGAAAGCCGCTTACGACGCCGAAACGAACCAAAAGAAAGCGGAGGCCGAACTGGCCTACATCCTACAGCAAAACATCACCAACCAGAAGGTGAAGGCGGAAGAGATTCAGATTTCGGTCGTAGAGAAGGTCAAACAGATCGAATTGCAACAGCAGGAGGCGCTGAGAAAAGAGAAGGAACTGGAAGCCACCGTCCGCAAGCCGGCTGAGGCCGAGCAATTTCGCATTCGCACGCTGGCCGACGCCAAGAAGTATTCGCTTGAGACTGAAGCTTCCGGTCAGGCCGCCGCCACCAGCAACCTGGGTAAAGGCGAGGCTGATGCCAACAAAGCTCGCGGCCTGGCTGAAGCCGATGTGAACAAAGCGCAGGGCCTGGCTCAGGCCGAGGTGGTGAAGGCTCAGGGTCTGTCGCAAGCCGACGTCATTCAGGCGCAAGGCTTGTCGGAGGCCCAGGCCATGGCCAAGAAGGCTGAGGCCTTTGCCCAATATACTCAGGCCGCCATTTTGCAAATGCTCATCAACAACTTGCCGGCGCTCGCTTCGGCCATTGCTCAACCGTTAGCCCAGACCGAGAAGATCGTCGTCATCAACTCTGGTGGCGACGCCAACTCTGGCACGGGTGTGACCCGGGTGACGAAGGATGTGGCTGATGTGCTGGCTCAACTGCCGGTGGTGGTGGAAGCCCTGACCGGAACCAATTTGATTGACCTGCTCAAGAACCTGCCGGGGATAGCCGGCTCAACGCCCAAACCGGAATCCGGCCAAACACCAGGTGACGGCAACCCACCCGATTCGGGCCAATAG
- a CDS encoding MBL fold metallo-hydrolase, giving the protein MLRERVSDDIYVFTSELYAQVTAGAVVSPEGAVIIDTLPFPSETLEILDFVQKRLNVPVKYVVNTHYHADHTYGTCFFTGAETVAHSKCRALLDTVGRRGLTQAKADTPDLEKIEVILPGIIFTRGQLDLHLGKKTLTLMHSPGHSPDSIIVLVKEDRILFAGDTMMPLPHFVDGDIDDLTHSLQSIPPMGLENIVQGHGELILRGEIDDAIKSNLKYLDTLRKKVSRLAGKGKPREALAQIDIESCGKSRIPLAGLVVKLHERNVGALYDSLVRSK; this is encoded by the coding sequence ATGTTGCGAGAGCGGGTTTCCGACGATATTTACGTTTTTACCAGTGAACTTTATGCCCAGGTGACGGCTGGGGCAGTGGTCTCCCCGGAAGGCGCTGTCATTATTGATACTCTGCCGTTTCCATCTGAGACGCTGGAGATTTTGGACTTTGTGCAGAAGCGGCTGAATGTTCCGGTCAAATACGTCGTCAACACACACTATCATGCCGACCACACTTACGGCACGTGCTTTTTCACCGGCGCCGAGACGGTGGCCCACAGCAAGTGCCGCGCTCTGCTGGACACCGTTGGCCGTCGGGGCCTGACGCAGGCTAAAGCTGACACGCCCGACCTGGAAAAAATCGAAGTGATCCTGCCAGGCATTATCTTCACCCGCGGGCAGCTGGATTTGCATCTGGGCAAGAAGACGCTGACCCTCATGCACTCGCCCGGCCACAGTCCGGATTCGATCATAGTGCTGGTCAAGGAAGATCGCATTCTCTTTGCCGGCGACACGATGATGCCCTTGCCCCATTTTGTGGACGGCGACATTGACGACCTGACTCATTCCCTACAATCCATTCCGCCGATGGGGCTGGAAAACATTGTGCAGGGTCATGGCGAACTGATCCTGCGCGGCGAGATTGACGATGCCATTAAATCAAATCTCAAGTACCTCGACACCCTGCGCAAGAAAGTAAGCCGCCTGGCCGGTAAAGGCAAGCCGCGCGAGGCCCTGGCCCAGATTGATATTGAGTCGTGCGGCAAGAGTCGCATTCCGCTGGCCGGGCTGGTGGTCAAACTGCACGAGCGCAACGTGGGCGCGCTTTACGACAGCCTGGTGAGAAGCAAATGA
- a CDS encoding alanyl-tRNA editing protein — MTEPLYHTDAYLKEFEATVIAVEGVAIALDRTAFYPGGGGQPNDVGTVSVGERLWPVTKVRKTRPERAEGAGDHIWHELTGEPPAVGVVVRGAVDWERRYKLMRTHTAMHILCGVIFRDYGASVTGGNMEPLKGRMDFEFETMRQELVKEIEEKVNVEVAAARPTRVKILPRAEAFAIPDLIRTKINLLPEGIAEIRTVEIVGLDLQADGGTHVANTSEVGKIRVVDYKSKGKINKRIEIEIGD; from the coding sequence ATGACCGAGCCGCTCTATCATACCGACGCTTATCTCAAAGAATTTGAGGCGACGGTGATCGCCGTCGAGGGCGTGGCAATTGCGTTGGATCGAACCGCTTTTTATCCCGGCGGCGGCGGCCAGCCCAACGACGTGGGAACCGTCTCTGTTGGGGAACGGTTGTGGCCGGTCACCAAAGTTCGAAAGACCCGCCCTGAGCGGGCTGAAGGGGCAGGCGATCACATCTGGCATGAACTCACGGGTGAGCCGCCTGCTGTCGGCGTAGTTGTTCGCGGCGCAGTTGACTGGGAGCGCCGCTACAAACTCATGCGCACCCACACCGCCATGCACATTTTGTGCGGTGTGATCTTTCGCGACTATGGCGCGAGCGTGACCGGCGGCAACATGGAGCCGCTGAAGGGCCGGATGGATTTTGAATTTGAGACCATGCGGCAGGAACTGGTGAAGGAAATCGAAGAGAAGGTGAATGTCGAAGTGGCGGCGGCCCGTCCGACCCGGGTCAAAATTCTGCCCCGCGCCGAGGCCTTCGCCATCCCCGACCTCATCCGCACCAAAATCAACCTTCTGCCTGAGGGCATTGCCGAAATCCGCACCGTCGAAATCGTCGGCCTCGACCTGCAAGCCGACGGCGGCACGCACGTTGCCAACACTTCAGAGGTCGGCAAAATCCGCGTGGTGGATTACAAAAGCAAGGGTAAGATCAACAAACGAATAGAAATAGAAATTGGGGATTAG
- the aspS gene encoding aspartate--tRNA ligase yields MLKTHTCGELRAEYAGQTVTLAGWVNRRRDHGGLTFVDLRDRWGLTQVVADPKNAAAHAAIGDLRNEYVVQVTGNVRLRPAGSENPNLSTGAIEVEALEIKLLNAAKPTPFYINEEVAVDESLRLKYRYLDLRRERMRKNLVLRHNVTTFIRKYLDDKGFIEVETPILFKTTPEGARDYLVPSRVHPGEFYALPQSPQQLKQLLMVAGVERYFQIARCFRDEDQRGDRQPEFTQLDMEMSFVQRDDVMNLVEGLITALVESTGDKKILQKPWPRFSYHDALERFGDDKFDIRFGMELQNITDLAKGHGFKVFDEAEQVKAIVAPGCAGYSRKQIDELTEFAKTFGAKGLLWVAVSDEVRSSFSKFVPEDKMKAILEKVAAKPGDLVLIVADKPAVAATALGRLRVELGTRLNLADPNVLAFCWVIEFPLFTWSEEEKRWDPNHHLFTSPLPEDIPLLDTEPGKVRGAQYDMVCNNYEVAGGSIRIHDRKLQERVFDLIGLPREVAQERFGHMLEAFEFGTPPHGGIAPGIDRLTMLLAGEPNIREVIAFPKSQQAADLMAGAPSPAEPRQLKELHIKIAE; encoded by the coding sequence ATGCTCAAGACACATACTTGCGGAGAACTGCGCGCCGAATACGCCGGCCAGACGGTGACTCTGGCTGGCTGGGTGAACCGCCGCCGCGATCATGGCGGCCTGACCTTTGTGGATTTGCGCGACCGATGGGGCCTGACTCAGGTGGTGGCTGACCCCAAGAATGCCGCCGCTCACGCGGCCATCGGTGATTTGCGAAACGAATACGTCGTTCAGGTGACGGGCAATGTTCGCCTGCGCCCGGCCGGGAGCGAAAACCCCAACCTTTCCACCGGCGCGATTGAAGTTGAAGCCCTTGAGATCAAACTGCTCAACGCCGCCAAGCCCACGCCTTTTTACATCAATGAAGAAGTTGCGGTGGACGAGTCCTTGCGCCTCAAGTATCGTTACCTCGACCTGCGGCGCGAGCGGATGCGAAAAAATCTCGTTCTGCGCCACAACGTCACCACTTTCATCCGCAAGTATCTGGACGATAAAGGCTTCATCGAAGTCGAGACGCCCATCCTCTTCAAAACCACGCCCGAAGGCGCGCGCGATTATCTGGTGCCGAGCCGCGTTCACCCCGGCGAGTTTTATGCTCTGCCGCAGTCGCCGCAACAACTCAAGCAATTGCTGATGGTGGCCGGAGTCGAACGGTACTTTCAGATCGCTCGCTGTTTCCGCGACGAGGATCAACGGGGCGACCGCCAACCCGAATTTACCCAGTTGGACATGGAAATGTCCTTCGTTCAACGCGACGACGTGATGAATCTGGTTGAAGGCCTGATTACGGCTTTGGTCGAAAGCACCGGCGACAAGAAGATTCTGCAAAAGCCCTGGCCGCGCTTTTCGTATCACGATGCCCTGGAGCGTTTTGGCGACGACAAGTTCGACATCCGCTTTGGCATGGAATTACAAAACATTACCGATCTGGCGAAAGGCCACGGCTTCAAAGTCTTCGACGAGGCCGAGCAGGTCAAGGCCATCGTTGCGCCGGGTTGCGCCGGCTACAGCCGCAAGCAAATTGACGAGCTGACGGAGTTTGCCAAGACCTTTGGGGCGAAAGGGTTGCTGTGGGTTGCAGTGAGCGACGAAGTGCGCTCATCGTTCAGCAAGTTCGTGCCGGAAGACAAGATGAAGGCCATTCTGGAAAAAGTGGCGGCCAAACCGGGCGACCTGGTTCTGATCGTCGCCGACAAACCGGCGGTAGCCGCCACCGCTCTTGGCCGCCTGCGCGTCGAGTTGGGCACACGCCTCAACCTGGCCGACCCGAACGTGCTGGCTTTCTGCTGGGTCATCGAGTTTCCGCTCTTCACCTGGAGCGAAGAAGAGAAGCGTTGGGATCCGAATCACCATCTCTTCACTTCGCCTTTGCCAGAAGACATTCCATTGCTCGACACCGAGCCGGGCAAGGTGCGCGGCGCGCAATACGACATGGTGTGCAACAACTACGAAGTGGCCGGCGGCTCGATCAGAATCCACGACCGCAAACTGCAAGAGAGAGTGTTCGACCTGATCGGCCTGCCGCGTGAGGTGGCCCAGGAGCGATTCGGCCACATGCTCGAAGCGTTCGAGTTTGGCACACCGCCGCACGGCGGCATTGCTCCCGGCATTGACCGCCTGACGATGTTGCTGGCCGGTGAACCGAACATCCGCGAAGTGATCGCCTTCCCCAAGTCGCAACAGGCCGCCGACTTGATGGCCGGCGCGCCGTCTCCGGCGGAGCCGCGCCAGTTGAAAGAGTTGCATATCAAGATTGCCGAGTGA